A region from the Gossypium hirsutum isolate 1008001.06 chromosome A08, Gossypium_hirsutum_v2.1, whole genome shotgun sequence genome encodes:
- the LOC107953156 gene encoding hydroxyproline O-galactosyltransferase GALT3, producing MKPSSKPSEGKRFILSSLTFIFFLCALASINEIRFESLFKLGRCALSNAPLPLNSSSEMSTLVPNSSSDNIRILIGILTLPDQYHRRHFLRLIYGTQTPVGAQVDVKFVFCNLTKEDQKVLVALEIMRYDDIIILNCKENMNKGKTYTFFSSLPEIFNSSDRPYPPYHYVMKGDDDTYLRLDKLVESLRPLPREDLYYGYVIPCPSMDPFVHYMSGMGYLVSWDIAEWIRDSEIPKNHLEGPEDKVFGEWLRDGHRAKNRFNAKWSMYNYPEPPTRCTHDLWPDTIAVHLLKNQEKWIHTLKYFNVTTNLKPSKLYHIP from the coding sequence ATGAAGCCTTCATCAAAACCATCAGAAGGGAAGCGATTCATTCTCTCATCTCTCactttcatcttcttcctctgtGCATTAGCTTCCATCAACGAAATCAGATTCGAGAGCTTGTTTAAGCTTGGAAGATGTGCTCTTTCCAACGCCCCTCTGCCTCTCAACTCATCTTCAGAAATGTCCACACTTGTACCCAATTCCTCATCCGATAACATTCGGATTTTGATCGGAATCCTCACACTTCCCGATCAGTACCATCGCCGCCATTTCCTTCGTCTCATATATGGTACGCAGACTCCGGTGGGGGCACAAGTGGACGTGAAGTTCGTGTTTTGTAACCTCACAAAAGAAGACCAGAAGGTATTGGTTGCACTTGAGATAATGCGATACGATGATATCATAATCCTCAACtgtaaagaaaatatgaacaagGGCAAGACTTACACATTCTTTTCGAGCTTGCCGGAGATATTTAACTCCTCGGATAGGCCTTACCCTCCTTACCATTACGTGATGAAAGGAGACGATGATACATACTTGAGGTTAGACAAGTTGGTGGAGTCACTAAGGCCATTACCAAGAGAAGACTTGTATTACGGGTACGTAATCCCATGCCCCAGCATGGACCCTTTTGTTCATTACATGTCTGGGATGGGATATTTGGTATCATGGGACATAGCTGAGTGGATTAGAGACTCGGAGATTCCTAAAAATCATTTGGAAGGACCGGAGGATAAGGTTTTTGGAGAGTGGCTACGAGATGGGCATCGGGCTAAAAACAGGTTCAACGCTAAGTGGTCAATGTACAATTATCCTGAGCCGCCCACAAGGTGCACGCATGACCTATGGCCCGACACCATCGCTGTGCATTTGTTGAAGAATCAGGAGAAGTGGATTCATACCTTGAAGTATTTCAATGTTACCACCAATTTGAAACCTTCTAAATTATATCACATACCCTAG